In a single window of the Pongo abelii isolate AG06213 chromosome 1, NHGRI_mPonAbe1-v2.0_pri, whole genome shotgun sequence genome:
- the S100A10 gene encoding protein S100-A10 — protein sequence MPSQMEHAMETMMFTFHKFAGDKGYLTKEDLRVLMEKEFPGFLENQKDPLAVDKIMKDLDQCRDGKVGFQSFFSLIAGLTIACNDYFVVHMKQKGKK from the exons ATGCCATCTCAAATGGAACACGCCATGGAAACCATGATGTTTACATTTCACAAATTCGCTGGGGATAAAGGCTACTTAACAAAGGAGGACCTGAGAGTACTCATGGAAAAGGAGTTCCCTGGATTTTTGGAA aatcaAAAAGACCCTCTGGCTGTGGACAAAATAATGAAGGACTTGGACCAGTGCAGAGATGGCAAAGTGGGCTTCCAGAGCTTCTTTTCCCTAATTGCGGGCCTCACCATTGCATGCAATGACTATTTTGTAGTACACATGAAGCAGAAGGGAAAGAAGTAG